The following are from one region of the Hymenobacter sp. YIM 151858-1 genome:
- a CDS encoding LTA synthase family protein: MPSFLLQLLLRRFALLLAAYLLLRGGFYAANYSVFAEASAAQTLWAFWHGFRFDLSALLLLNFPFLLLSLIPAYGRTWQRTLRGVYLTLNAPGLVLNIIDSQYFKFIGRRTSDELFTITGDIERQAGQLVWHYWFLVPPFAVLFGLLWYFYPMPKAAPAPANAANPLRRMARTMLAVALVAGLAVLGIRGGLQLKPLRPGHAFVQTPPSLGHLALNSTFTFIKSFGQKVLERRDYFATPAALQQALGASYPAPRPQPTATRPDNVVILLVEGFASEYNGIENPGQRSYTPFFDSLATQGLLFREHYANGRRSIEALPAVLAGLPGLMESPYITSNFQTNELHGLGELLGRQGYTTSVFHGAQNGTMGFNVFAGKAGIRQYYGLEEYPRGAKSPDYDGHWGIFDEPYLQYFARQLTQQRQPFFSTVFTLTSHEPFPVPTQYQGRFAPGELPIHASIGYTDFALKRFFATASQQPWYRNTLFILLADHTSQSLQPGYQNLLGAYKTPLLLFHPGGKLPAADVHRITQQADVPATVLDYLGFGADASQLLPFGYSVFDNRVTGRAVFLSGNTYYLVHRDYVTELTTDNQVRLYPYRTHSLPAQPLAQPPRDKQQAYGNELRALVQFFTNGLLDNTLYPKLSAPTTVARTL; the protein is encoded by the coding sequence ATGCCCTCATTTTTGCTGCAACTGCTGCTCCGGCGCTTTGCGCTGCTGCTGGCGGCTTACCTGCTGTTGCGCGGCGGGTTTTATGCGGCCAACTATAGCGTGTTTGCCGAGGCCTCCGCGGCGCAAACGTTGTGGGCGTTCTGGCACGGTTTCCGGTTCGATTTATCGGCGCTTTTGCTGCTAAACTTTCCGTTCTTGCTGCTCTCGCTGATACCAGCATACGGGCGCACCTGGCAGCGCACGCTGCGGGGCGTGTACCTCACGCTCAACGCCCCGGGGCTGGTCCTGAACATCATCGACAGCCAGTACTTCAAATTCATCGGGCGGCGCACCTCCGATGAGCTGTTCACCATTACCGGCGACATTGAGCGGCAGGCCGGGCAGCTGGTGTGGCACTACTGGTTTTTGGTGCCGCCGTTTGCGGTGCTGTTTGGCTTGCTGTGGTACTTCTACCCCATGCCCAAAGCCGCGCCGGCGCCAGCTAACGCGGCTAACCCGCTGCGCCGCATGGCTCGCACCATGCTAGCGGTAGCGCTGGTGGCTGGCCTGGCAGTGCTGGGCATCCGCGGAGGGCTGCAGCTGAAACCCTTGCGGCCCGGCCACGCCTTCGTGCAGACGCCGCCGAGCCTGGGTCATCTGGCCCTCAACAGCACCTTTACCTTTATCAAAAGCTTTGGGCAGAAGGTGTTGGAGCGGCGTGACTACTTTGCCACGCCGGCCGCCTTGCAGCAGGCCCTAGGTGCCAGCTACCCCGCGCCGCGCCCGCAGCCCACCGCCACCCGCCCCGATAACGTGGTGATTTTGCTGGTGGAAGGCTTTGCCTCGGAGTACAACGGCATCGAAAACCCGGGCCAGCGCAGCTACACGCCTTTCTTCGATTCGCTGGCCACGCAGGGGCTGCTGTTTCGGGAGCACTACGCCAACGGCCGCCGTTCCATTGAGGCGCTGCCCGCCGTGTTGGCCGGTTTGCCGGGGCTGATGGAGTCGCCGTACATCACCTCCAACTTTCAGACAAACGAGCTGCACGGTTTAGGCGAACTGCTGGGGCGCCAGGGCTATACGACGTCGGTTTTTCATGGGGCCCAAAACGGCACCATGGGCTTCAATGTGTTTGCCGGCAAAGCGGGCATTCGGCAGTACTACGGGCTCGAAGAATATCCCCGCGGCGCCAAAAGCCCCGACTACGATGGGCACTGGGGCATTTTCGACGAGCCGTACCTGCAGTACTTCGCCCGGCAGCTTACGCAGCAGCGGCAGCCGTTTTTCTCAACGGTGTTCACGCTGACCTCGCACGAGCCCTTTCCGGTGCCGACGCAGTACCAGGGCCGCTTTGCACCCGGCGAGCTGCCCATTCATGCCTCCATCGGCTACACCGATTTTGCCCTGAAGCGCTTTTTCGCCACGGCCAGCCAGCAGCCGTGGTACCGCAATACGCTGTTCATTCTGCTCGCCGACCACACCTCGCAAAGCCTGCAACCCGGTTACCAGAACCTGCTCGGCGCCTACAAAACGCCGCTGCTCCTGTTTCACCCCGGTGGTAAGCTACCGGCTGCCGATGTGCACCGCATTACGCAGCAAGCCGATGTGCCCGCCACCGTGCTCGATTACCTAGGCTTTGGCGCCGATGCCAGCCAGCTGCTGCCGTTTGGGTATTCGGTGTTCGACAATCGAGTAACTGGGCGTGCGGTATTCCTCTCGGGCAACACTTACTACCTGGTGCACCGCGACTACGTAACCGAGCTGACGACCGACAACCAGGTGCGCCTCTACCCCTACCGCACCCACAGCCTGCCGGCCCAGCCGCTGGCGCAGCCACCTAGGGACAAACAGCAGGCCTACGGCAACGAGCTACGCGCTTTGGTGCAGTTCTTTACCAATGGGCTGCTCGATAATACTTTGTATCCGAAGCTCAGTGCACCAACAACTGTAGCGCGGACTTTGTAG
- the ald gene encoding alanine dehydrogenase: protein MIIGVPKEIKNNENRVGVTPAGVAEFRKAGHTVYVQTSAGEGSGFSDADYEQAGAMLLPTIADVYGQAEMIVKVKEPIQEEYQLIREGQLLFTYFHFASSEELTHAMIERKATCLAYETVELPNRSLPLLVPMSEVAGRMAPQEGAKYLEKPLKGRGILLGGVPGVRPAQVLILGGGVVGTNAAKVAAGFGAQVTIMDISLNRLRELDDIMPKNVVTQYSNDYNIRAAIKEADLIIGAVLIPGAKAPHLVTREMLKDMKPGAVVVDVAVDQGGCIETCTPTTHENPTFIIDDVVHYCVANMPGAVPYTSTLALTNATLPYAIKLANLGWREACLRDASLRLGLNVVNGEVVYKGVAEAWGLPLTNVSKILEPAHA, encoded by the coding sequence ATGATCATCGGCGTACCGAAGGAAATTAAGAATAACGAAAACCGCGTGGGCGTTACGCCCGCCGGCGTGGCCGAATTCCGCAAGGCGGGCCACACGGTATATGTGCAAACCAGCGCTGGCGAAGGCAGCGGTTTCTCCGATGCCGATTACGAGCAGGCTGGCGCTATGCTGCTGCCCACCATCGCCGATGTGTACGGCCAGGCCGAGATGATCGTGAAGGTGAAGGAGCCCATCCAGGAGGAGTACCAGCTCATCCGCGAAGGCCAGCTGCTGTTCACCTACTTCCACTTTGCCTCGTCGGAGGAGCTGACGCACGCCATGATCGAGCGCAAGGCTACCTGCTTGGCTTACGAAACCGTAGAGCTGCCCAACCGCTCGCTGCCCCTGCTGGTGCCCATGAGCGAAGTGGCTGGCCGCATGGCTCCGCAAGAAGGCGCTAAGTACCTCGAGAAGCCGCTGAAAGGCCGCGGCATTCTGCTAGGTGGCGTACCCGGCGTACGTCCGGCGCAGGTGCTCATCCTGGGCGGTGGCGTGGTAGGCACCAACGCCGCTAAAGTAGCTGCCGGCTTCGGCGCGCAGGTTACCATCATGGACATCAGCCTGAACCGTCTGCGCGAGCTCGACGACATCATGCCGAAGAACGTGGTGACGCAGTACTCGAACGACTACAACATCCGCGCTGCCATCAAGGAGGCCGATCTGATCATCGGCGCCGTACTGATTCCGGGCGCTAAGGCTCCGCACCTTGTTACGCGCGAGATGCTGAAGGACATGAAGCCCGGCGCCGTAGTGGTTGACGTTGCCGTTGACCAAGGTGGCTGCATCGAAACCTGCACCCCCACCACGCACGAGAACCCCACCTTCATCATCGACGATGTGGTGCACTACTGCGTAGCCAACATGCCCGGCGCGGTGCCCTACACCTCTACCCTGGCCCTCACCAACGCTACCCTGCCCTACGCCATTAAGCTGGCCAACCTGGGCTGGCGCGAGGCCTGCCTGCGCGACGCTTCGTTGCGCCTGGGCCTGAACGTGGTAAACGGCGAGGTGGTGTACAAAGGCGTAGCCGAGGCTTGGGGCCTGCCGCTCACCAACGTGAGCAAGATCCTGGAGCCTGCCCACGCGTAA
- a CDS encoding type I restriction enzyme HsdR N-terminal domain-containing protein: protein MQALNLPPFAYKVTQSGPNLLIWDVLRRRNVVCTPEEWVRQHVVNYLVEHLGYPRGLLSLERGHTYNQRRKRTDLHALGPAGQPLLLVECKAASVPLTADVAMQIATYNQTIGAPLLLVTNGVQHCCWRVHSIERTTQALTFIPTYAEALELLEVARTL, encoded by the coding sequence AAAGTTACGCAATCGGGCCCGAATCTGTTGATCTGGGACGTGCTCCGCCGCCGCAACGTGGTGTGCACCCCCGAAGAATGGGTGCGGCAACACGTTGTAAACTACTTGGTTGAGCACCTGGGGTACCCGCGCGGCCTGCTCAGCCTGGAGCGCGGCCACACCTACAACCAACGCCGCAAACGCACCGATCTGCACGCCCTGGGCCCGGCAGGCCAGCCGCTGCTGCTGGTAGAGTGCAAAGCCGCCAGCGTGCCGCTTACCGCTGATGTGGCTATGCAAATTGCCACCTACAACCAAACGATTGGCGCCCCGCTGCTGCTCGTAACCAACGGCGTGCAGCACTGTTGCTGGCGCGTGCACAGCATCGAGCGCACCACGCAGGCACTTACGTTTATTCCAACCTACGCCGAGGCGCTGGAACTGCTGGAAGTAGCGCGGACTTTGTAG
- a CDS encoding DUF1573 domain-containing protein: MLRTLTTSLLGLCLLLTALGASAQGVLEFTQTMHDFGNVAEGSVATHEFKFKNTGNQPVVIANVQASCGCTTPDWTKTPVMPGKTGFIRAAYNSAGRPGQFNKTVTVTSNAATPTLVLTIKGAVVDKAEMAKSYTAAQIAKSPKLTLDRKLHDFGKMESGQQLTAKFTVKNTGKSDLQLGSITSNCYCVSLRNQPKALKPGESATIELQYAQRQIGQMADVVTLHSNDITGPDATITLKANVVQSLSQQSMLKEGAAAVPFK, translated from the coding sequence ATGCTTCGTACCCTTACTACCTCGCTGCTGGGCTTGTGCCTGCTGCTCACGGCCCTAGGTGCTTCGGCCCAGGGTGTGCTCGAGTTTACTCAAACCATGCACGACTTCGGCAACGTGGCCGAGGGCAGCGTGGCCACCCACGAGTTCAAGTTCAAGAACACCGGCAACCAGCCCGTGGTAATTGCGAATGTGCAGGCATCGTGCGGCTGCACCACCCCCGACTGGACAAAAACGCCCGTGATGCCCGGCAAAACCGGCTTTATTCGGGCCGCTTACAACAGCGCCGGCCGCCCGGGTCAGTTCAACAAAACCGTAACCGTGACGAGCAACGCTGCTACGCCTACGCTGGTACTGACCATTAAAGGTGCTGTGGTTGACAAAGCCGAAATGGCCAAGAGCTACACGGCCGCGCAAATTGCCAAGTCACCCAAACTCACCCTCGACCGCAAGCTGCACGACTTCGGCAAGATGGAATCGGGCCAGCAGCTCACGGCCAAGTTCACAGTAAAGAACACCGGCAAGAGCGACCTGCAGCTGGGCTCGATTACCTCCAACTGCTACTGCGTATCGCTGCGCAACCAGCCCAAAGCCCTGAAGCCCGGCGAGTCGGCTACCATCGAGCTGCAGTACGCCCAGCGCCAGATTGGCCAAATGGCCGATGTGGTAACGCTGCACTCCAACGACATCACCGGCCCCGACGCTACCATCACCCTCAAAGCCAACGTGGTACAAAGCCTCTCGCAGCAAAGCATGCTGAAAGAAGGCGCCGCGGCGGTACCGTTTAAGTAG
- a CDS encoding SMI1/KNR4 family protein — MQDITYIGEPISDSATFKLLPFEMQAFMLQHNGMVAFLGGLHIRGCCHEPAWHSLREAWQGENAFWRTYASVKQSDLPFAQDAVGNQFLLRRGEVWWLDTETGEMENLGVDFVRFIRGVELYPDQALDLQAVSMFTNLGAVLQPGELLAVYPPNCIKAENENFNLTRMPVDVRLGSLANLYQQIRRLKPGQKIRLRKDY, encoded by the coding sequence ATGCAAGACATCACCTACATCGGCGAGCCCATTTCCGATTCGGCTACCTTTAAGCTGCTGCCTTTTGAGATGCAAGCCTTTATGCTGCAGCACAATGGCATGGTTGCTTTTCTGGGCGGCCTGCACATTCGGGGTTGCTGCCACGAGCCGGCCTGGCACTCGCTGCGCGAGGCCTGGCAGGGCGAAAATGCATTTTGGCGCACCTACGCCAGCGTAAAGCAAAGCGACCTGCCTTTCGCCCAGGATGCGGTGGGCAATCAGTTTCTGCTGCGCCGCGGCGAGGTGTGGTGGCTCGATACCGAAACCGGCGAAATGGAAAACCTGGGCGTAGACTTCGTGCGGTTTATTCGCGGCGTGGAGCTGTACCCCGACCAAGCCCTCGACCTGCAGGCCGTTTCGATGTTCACGAACCTAGGAGCCGTGCTGCAACCGGGCGAGCTGCTGGCCGTGTACCCGCCCAACTGCATCAAGGCTGAAAACGAAAACTTCAACCTGACGCGCATGCCCGTGGATGTGCGCCTGGGCTCGTTGGCCAACCTGTATCAGCAGATCCGCCGCCTCAAGCCCGGCCAGAAAATTCGTCTGCGTAAAGACTATTAG